The following nucleotide sequence is from Centropristis striata isolate RG_2023a ecotype Rhode Island chromosome 7, C.striata_1.0, whole genome shotgun sequence.
CAACAATCAgcattgacctctgacctctgacctctgaccatGCACCCACCTCTAATTGATGTTGTAGTAATTCAATTTCCAGATCTATCTTCCTGATCTGCCGGCCCACATAAACCATTTCTTGgtccatttttgttattttcttgacTAAATGAAGCCTGTGCAACTCCTTCACTGGTAACTGGGAAAACACAAGGAAGGCATTACATTGTGCAGTTCCACATGCAGAATTAAACTGGCATTTAGTGAACATCTCACTGTGTCAAGCTGTGCTGCAGGGGTTGATGGAGCCTGCTCCTGGTGATGGCCAGCCATgctcttaaaagaaaaaaagaaaacaattgtaTATGAATGTGCAAATTCCCCACATTCATCATGTAAATGAGACTacatagtggggcggattagctcaatattttacaccactttgtgataaaagcatgaaatttggtagatgtgttggtgaatatgtttcaaacaaatctggatattggaccaacatgaaacagcagctgtagggtaggcaaagcattccacgccagtaaccaccggcggccatttttaaaaatggccgccacagccatcagaattttttttgcaatggcccaatatccagattcattaacatgtattcagcaatgagtgtaccaaatttgatgcttttatcacaacatgaacgattgttcagttaatccgccccactaacaGTAGCTATCATCCTTATTATTTACCTCTGTAGGCCTCTCCATCTCTGTGGCAGCAGATAATACCTCTTTACTGTCACTATCTTCCTCCTGTGAGGAAGAAAAGCATTGTTTTGATTTACTTTACTAGATTTGCCAAAATCTTGAGTATTAAGTACTTTTGGGCTGtcagaactctcaacacccacacaggataaattaattaaaaggtgcaataaaacggacatgtgcaatacaattgatatgtgcaaaacactcaatttacctaatttataaattatagcattttaagtagccatttatttatttttatacttatttattacatcacatgtccttgttcttgtttttgtccttgtttagctcagtattttaaaaaaatgtttttactcgtgttgttttgtgttatgattgtcataactatgcaccttatgcagtggcactttcaatttcgttgtatagtgaactatatactgacaataaagactatttgatttaatttgatttgatttgacttacAACTTTAAGTTCTATTGAGGCAGGAGGCTCAACAATGTGGAGAACACCATCAAAAACtgtaagaaagaaaagaaagaggataGATAACGTGCAACAGGCACAAAAGGCGCTTAGCCCTCTTCACAATGTTATAGTCAGGCGGCtcagctaaataaaggggacacaccggacaaaagcaccacattttttccacatacttcTTCCCCTTCCTGCAGAATGCTGAGGTGAGCTTATATTTTAGAAGAaggcaataaaaaacaacaccatgaacactgagagacagcaagtgacacacagctgttgtttgttttgtttttattgtttctttgtctttcttcttctttgctgggacggttagattgtatgaatgatagattgattgtaattcaatgattgtaaatattgctttcttttattgttattagtttttcttttcttaattcctttaaaattaataatataattataattaatttattgtaaacattgctttccttactgttatctgtttttttttttaaacttctgacACTTGCcttggcaatatgtacagtgttacgtcatgccaataaagccaattaaattgaattgaattgaagaaGAAAAGATTACACAGGACACTGGATGAAGACAGCCAGGTCTGGCTTTCTGAGTGAAGCATTCTACTAATCGCGTCAAAAACCTGCAGTGAACTGGTCAGGTGTGGTTGAAAAGGTGAAAGCGGATTcggtgcaaggtgctcatgcaAGAAGCCACACTGGAATTGCAAAGATCTTTGTAGctgtaaatgtaacaaattacaaaagtgaagctaataaagttcaatcaAATGTATgcctgttattcatttttcagaatacatgcactgtatatgacctatatcaatatatgtccGACTGCTTAGGAACCTTGAAATTAcgtaaaaacatgtaaaaaatgaacgtatctatttgatcaaataatcatctagtgatattctaaatagctttaaatgattttttgacccaga
It contains:
- the LOC131975195 gene encoding uncharacterized protein LOC131975195, which codes for MLLFSSRCNPTGIRRTWLQVKMKHKNIIQTANRRKAEARKTRAGPPPPLADVEELDLSHNTGTPVAEGISSSEPGTPQDTGADIKFFDGVLHIVEPPASIELKVEEDSDSKEVLSAATEMERPTESMAGHHQEQAPSTPAAQLDTLPVKELHRLHLVKKITKMDQEMVYVGRQIRKIDLEIELLQHQLEEIKKNK